Genomic window (Culex pipiens pallens isolate TS chromosome 3, TS_CPP_V2, whole genome shotgun sequence):
CATCATTTGCTGCCTCGTTTCCTCGTCCAGGCCTTCTCCAAATTTATCAATGCTGGAACGCATCTTTTGCTTCAACTCAAAGATGCTGCTCCCCTCAAAGGACGTCAACGCCGCACCCCGATTCGGCTCCCCAGCAGTGGCAAATGGGTTAAACTTGCGGGTAATGTTTCGTCGTTTTTGCAGAATTTGTCCTCCGGAGAGCAGGCCCATGTACAGGTGGTAAACGTACGCAACCAGCAGGTTTGGACTCTCGCGCTCGATCTGTTCCAAATGCTTAAGGTAATCACAGACTTCCTTCCTTGGCTGGTTTTTGGCCTTCCAATCAGCGCCCAGGTAGAAGGCCAGATCTTGCTCAAACTGCACCGTTCGGTGGAATTCTTCCGGCAGGAAGTCGTGCGCCACATGCTGCtcgagaaatttgaaaatttcgtagAATACCAGCAGCCCTTCCGCCCAAACCGCGCTATCGTACAAAGCTAAGACAAAGAACGCGCGTTAAGATTAAGCTCATTCAACAAAAGTACCACTTCTTACCGAAGGCCAATTTCGCATTCACCAAGCCATCGCTCACGTTGTGAATCTCGCGCGTAGCCACACGCATCGCCTTTGTGAAGGAAACCGTTTTCTCGGTGGTGGTAGTAGTGGCGGCCATTGTgaacaacaattttaaaaacaatagcGTACAACCGGTCCCGTTAGTTTACTCTCGCAGAAATCAAAACAATGATCAGCTGAGTGAGAATAATGAATGAAGTGCGCACTTATTGTGGAGTGCGAATGAAACCAACACCATGGTTGGACAGTGCGAATGGAACAAACTGGAACAGAGAAACGTCAGTTGGGGCAGTGTTGCCTTTTTGGatgcaaaaactgaaaagtCTGTATATTAAAGTTTTTCTtcgaattttctttttttttgcgttttcaagcaagatttttataaatattttcatggaCTACGAATaaggtaatttattttttctacgcTACATGTtagccttttaaaaaaatgtaggatATTTGCTTCGAGCCGCTTGCGCTACATAGTAACTCAGAGAGGGCCGAGGGGCGTGACATTGGCCTTAATGGATTAATTTTCGCATTTAATATATTAAGGAATTAAATTCCTCGCGTCATTTGATATTTGACAGTACCACACctgctttgaaaacattgatttgcCTCGTGTCGCGTTCGCTCGCACAACTGTCAAGTGTTTGTGTTTTGATTCAGTTTTGGGAAATAAAAGCTGCGctgattttttacgaaaaacatgCAT
Coding sequences:
- the LOC120431345 gene encoding heme oxygenase 1-like; protein product: MAATTTTTEKTVSFTKAMRVATREIHNVSDGLVNAKLAFALYDSAVWAEGLLVFYEIFKFLEQHVAHDFLPEEFHRTVQFEQDLAFYLGADWKAKNQPRKEVCDYLKHLEQIERESPNLLVAYVYHLYMGLLSGGQILQKRRNITRKFNPFATAGEPNRGAALTSFEGSSIFELKQKMRSSIDKFGEGLDEETRQQMMEESRRVFELNNGIIRTVQGVNRANVKTLIYIVLLVVIYFAVKYLIF